In one window of Phormidium ambiguum IAM M-71 DNA:
- a CDS encoding photosystem II reaction center protein K — translation MEAALLLAKLPEAFSMFDPLVDVLPIIPVFFLLLAFVWQAAVGFR, via the coding sequence ATGGAAGCGGCGCTCTTACTAGCAAAATTGCCTGAAGCTTTTTCGATGTTCGATCCACTGGTGGATGTTCTGCCGATTATCCCCGTGTTTTTCTTACTGTTGGCTTTTGTTTGGCAAGCAGCAGTTGGTTTTAGATAA